The Sabethes cyaneus chromosome 1, idSabCyanKW18_F2, whole genome shotgun sequence DNA segment GTGAGTCTACACCGCCATTGTGAGACCTAGGATagcttatgcttcgttggtatggtggccaaaaactatAGAAGCCACGGCTATTAAAAAGTTGAGCAATCTACAACGATTAGCAAGCATGGCCATAACCTGAGCAATAAAAAGCACACCTTCGACGGCTCTAGAGCTATCCTTCACTTGCTACCTCTGAATCAACAACAGCGCCCTAACACTTGAACGATGGaaaacaatactcgacggagataaaaccggtcacttgagtatcctAGAACTTCTACCTGTTGGCCCAGTTGGGGAAATAGACAGTGATTGGAaggaagctagaaccaactacgaCATCCCATGCACTGTAAACGAAACCTCTCATTCGGTTTGGGATGAGGGGGAACCTAGCGTCCGCAggggttcaatcaagttctataccgacgggTCAAAAATGGGAGTCACaacgggtgctggagtgtacggccccagaactagaatatctgtagcaatgggagattggccaacagttttccaggcagagatagctgctataatagaatgtaCAAACGTCTGTCTCGAAAGAAAATACAGACATGctaatatctgcattttctctgaccttggtgcgaaccaaccaacggttgaaagccccatcaaatagtaaataaataatacattttctctgacagccaagcggcactaaaagcgctcaaagcttttaagtgtttctcaaaaatGGTCCCAGAATGGTGGTTTAACATGGGATTGCATTTGTCTCTTACAGCAACTGAGCCaggtaaactcggtaaacctgtactgggtctctggtcattgcggaatagatagaaatgaacttgcagacgaacTAGCCAGATGTGGTTCTAACTCTCTATTCACAGGTCCGGATCCATTCTGCGGTATCTCGGATTGTGTGATGAAGAGTgagctgaaacaatgggagaggCGAACAATTATGGCCCATTGGATAGCCGTACAATCGCTataacaatcaaaaaaatttataatgccGAGTACTAATGTTACTCAAAAGCTGCTGAGTCTCAGTAAGAGAAAtctcagcacgtttaccggtctggtgacaggacattgcccgagtaaatatcatcttcggaacctcggtttcgtgcaagatgatattCGACGCCCGTGTAAtgccgagagcgaaacctcggaacacttgctcggcaattgtggagcactaataggacgcagactgcagtatctcaaaaagggcctactagagcctagggagatctggtttgcgtcgccgatcaggattacaaggtttataaaccaactcatccctgattggcacctgtctcgctccagctaccagcctaccacttcctcaataagtgataggtaagcctgaagcgtacagcaatAGAAACAAcagggcataccacaatagttcaaaataatggacgcagtggtaagagtacccaacagaagagagagagaaaaaaaacgacaaccgaggttgcgtaccccagccggcacggaggtaggaataggagttagcgaacagaggttatggaatgcacatgttcaccctttgccagcctaaAAAGTTTTCTAAAGAAGAACAAATAATAATCTTTTATAATATAACATAACGTATTTTTATAACACAGTAATTGATAATATGAAAAACATGCAAACGTGTTAATTCAACAAGGAGTATGTAAACTATTTTATTAATAATGACCACGACTCTTTCCTACAAAGAATATAGGTTCAGAGgcgacgaggcactcaaaaCCCGCTAAATTtagaatcaaaacggagagtaccatcataaataaaggtaactctccattttgatttaaaatttagcaGATTTTGAGTACCTCGTCGCCTCTGTAGCCTATAGTCTCTGTActctttccgctctttccaataaatttaaaaaaaagatcaTGCTTGgaattttactttacttttactttacttttattttacTTAAGAAGCATTCATTTGAACCACCGTCTATTTTTATAATTGTGATATACCCTAACTatacggggtaacattgatcagttcagaAAAGATGGTCTATTTTTATAATTGTGATATAGGTACCGTAACAATACTGGGTAACTTTGATCAGTTCTGGAAAATTGGTTGAAGTTGTTTATTGTACTTATTGTACTTATTCATGAGAAGGGTCTAACTGATCAATATTACCCCAATGATCAATGTTACACCGTTTTACGGTAATTATTTTGAGATTAAGTAAAAAGtttcattttcttatttttaataCTAATTAAGTTAATTATATTCCTTTCAGGATATTGTTCCGTTTGGAAACAACAGCATTTTCCGCTATCTTTTCGGTTGGTTATTACCTGTCAAAGTTTCTCTTCTAAAACTTACGCAAACTGAAACGGTCAAAAGGCTTTATGAAAACAATCACATAATTCAGGATCTACTGGTTCCTACAAGTACTATGAAAAAATGTTGTGAGGAGTTCGACCGTTTGGTAAACGTGTATCCTATTTGGCTGTGTCCTTTCCTGTTACCCAGCAACTCTGGAATGTTGAAGCCAAGCAAGGGAATGGAGAAAGATTTGTACGTTGACATTGGAGTATACGGTGTGCCGAAAGATCGCCACTTTGATCCCGTGAAAACAACGCGAGCCATCGAGGATCTGGTCGAAAAATGCAAAGGCTTTCAGATGTTGTATGCAGATACCTACAGAACAGAGGAAGAATTTCGGCGTATGTTCGATCATACTTTATACGATAAGATGCGTCGAAAATACCGCTGTGAGGCTGCTTTCCCAGAGGTTTACggcaaagtaaacaaaaatgttcgGGATTAAAACAAACAGAACATATTATTGAATTGCGATATCCTGATAATATCatttatttttcagttttcgcATTTTTCTATCGTATCTAAAAATATAAGTGTCCTCTTTTGCTTCTTAAAACTACGAGCTATCTCTTTCAATGCTTATTcaatatttgataaatttaaacTAGGCAGCTTCTAACAAAAGTGAagcaaaatgaataaattttattttcgttttgtaTGAATTGACAACTTATGTGCCTAAGCCATTCTAAAGTGGTACATGGATTTCCATCTGTCTGTTAGTTGCACGGTTGCAAATATGTGTAGATTATGGTAAAATGTCTTTCGGTGTGTGGAACGATTTTGAACAGTTTAATCATTTCATAAATAGCTTAAAAGATTTGTAGGCATATTTTAATCAAAGGGGCAAATAAATGTTGACACGGTAAACTAGAAACTTGATCTAAGAGTTTCTTTTTGCCTTTTCAACCTTTTTGTCCCAAGGTCCAAAGTCCTCCGCAAATAACTAAAACAAACAATTCGTCAAGCATAATTATACCGCTTATACAACAATATTTCTACTAGATTTCGATAATAGAAATATCCATGGTTAAAtaactttaaaatttaatatgcTGATTTTAGCATCAAGAGTCACCATGGAACAGAGAGGGTTGATTGTTCGGCTCACAAAAACGCTAacagatattttcaaaatatcacATTCACTGCATGTTTCTTTACGAAATATCCTTTTTATACCTCTTCTGATTATTTGATTTTGATACTTATTTTTTGTCATCCCGGCCAAAAGAAACATGATAAAAGGGCGTAATTTCGAACAATTGCTGTTCTTGTTGAATCACATTTTTGTAGTCTAATGAATTTTCTTGTCAGGACtaaataaatttttgttttgttagcgCCGATAACGGTTTGAAACACTATCTGGTAAGAAATGTTACCCTTGTGCCGAATTTTTTGCTTGCGACTGTCTATCTGGTCTAACTTCTGACTGATATTTCTCACTGAGGCTGTATAGACGCACAACTCTGATCTTATTTTTCACGCGCTtttgcaacattttttttttgtttctgacGGTCAATTTGTCTTAAATAAGATGTTTGATTGcttaattattttgaaatatgacaaattattttatttaatatgCAAGGCAATCTAAAATTTATCTAAACAGTTCTCTGAGTATATTGGCAGTTTTCTTTCTCTGTGAAATATATGTCTGTATCAATATTTTACAATGTTAAATAAAAATTGTGCGTTGGTTGTCAGATGTGACCTTTTTGTAATGAATGTGATATAATTACCTTAAACGGTTATAGTTTCGATATTTTAAATCAAACGATGAGCTTGAGTAGTGTAAAGAAACCGGTGTCGGTAATTAGTATAATTTCCTGAGTCTTCAAACGTTATATATTTGTAATGGCATCAAATGTATTTTAGTTTTGCTTTATCGTAATTGAAAAAGTGCTGTTTTTACTGTTGGTCGACATATCAGAAAATTCTCGCATACTCATCACATCAATTAATTGTAcacattttcaacattttagATTGTTTTTATCTGTTGAACTTTCTGTAGAAAACTTGTTTGTATGACCAATCTATGAAATTTTTATTGTAATAGAAATCAATTCATTAAAGTTACTGCTATGTATTTGGTTGCATTTAATGTTTATTAAACATAGTAGGATTCcaattcatttaatttttttattgtgttcCAGTAAAAAGCACGTACGTATTTTTTTCAGTTATTCATAAACTCGGATGACCTCAAGCAAAAAAGGACTGATATGCGAATAAATATCATTCTACTGGATTTTACTTGCGTTTCGGGAGCATACTTTACCAAAATCTTATTTTTGAAAATACTGGATAAATTGTTTGGGAAATATTTATAAATGGCAGCCATGTAAACGAAACTCTATCGTGAAAATTGCCTTTTACCTTATTCCCCAAGTTTTAGATCTGGCTTAGAAAAattactacacacttaaaaaaagcactGAAGTCgtgtttttaagtgtgtaggtcaTGTTGCAAACATTCCCCTAAAACCTTACGAGAAATCAATGACTGGAGTTAGAAAAGTTGTCAAAACAATATTAAGAAATGTATTCCAAAAATCTGTCCTATTTCAATACAATAGTATTAGCTTAGATATAAGAGAATATACTAGTTAAACAAAATAACACCCTTGACACTTTTACGTTTTTATAAAATGGCCATGAGAATTTAGGTCATGTAGCTTGCGTTAATAGTTGTTTCTGCTGATTCTGCATTGCTTGTTTgatgtatagttactatatatatagttcggcggatagaaaatcgggagccaaataaacgtcaaaagcggagccaaaagcttttcaaaatccaaaatgattatttttcgtaaaaacctgcacatttcaccataatttcaaatttaatttcataaatcagggatgccaattcgcctggttttctatccgccgaactatatatatagtaactatagtttgATGTCGTAACATTAAACATACCGTGAAGAGGTTATTTAACCCCTTGCTTTTTTGGCTTGTTTTCACGGCGTCATAGCACTATTCCGCCTAActatttttattagaaaatgtatttaaaacataatgcaaaGCTGATTGTTCTACTATTTATCTTTTTATCGAGACAAATGTTCATTTATCGACAACCGTGGCAATTTCGGTCTGTAAGCAAAAAATATTCGTGGAGTTcagtcggtatgtttagtgttaaagaaATTACGAATTGAATATTAAGTATCATCGAAAATACCCAAACATAAAATACGTTTCAATACACAGCACTTTTTAAAATTTGCTGTTAACGTACATGGTATTCTAAATAAGTATAAAAACAGCCACATTGATACCAGATTTCTACCCGCCCTTAGTCACGAGTTGCTCAACTTGCTTATTGAATTTAAAATGGTGTTACTCTGctccatatttttttgaagtAGTAACTTCAACAAAAGTAACCTAAGGACATGCTACATTACTTATCTGTGAAGCGAAGCAATCTGGTAAGCATCGTTGTTATACATGGAATCTGTTTCTGCTGGTGCATCATAGGGATGTCAGGCGTATTAGATTCAAAGTCATATGCCACACGTTGCGCTACAAAGGTCAACAGAGTCAAAATATCATATTTTTTACCATGCTGATTAAGTTCTTGACAAAGCGATTGCATAAACCAAGAACCTTTTTGAGTGTTTCGCCACGAGTAAAATCCGGGAATGGTTGAGTAAGCAATTAGGAAATCTGCGTGTGCAGGTATTTTATAACTCATTGACCCAGAACTATCAGTTTCTGTGCGCTCAGCCAGTGATACTCCAGCGTCCAATTGATCTCCCTGGCAAGCTTGAATAAAGAAAATTTTAGGTTTACCCGCCAAAGTTGGGCATCTATTTGCAGTGAAGTACGACCAAACAATATCCAACTTGTACTGACAGTCTTTAGCATACAAATAACCAAGTTCACCGTGTGAGAGAATTGTCACACAAATGCAATCGTGGTCCGAATGATCCATTAAGGCAACtgcaaaaaaacagaaattttgcttTCCACATATGCTATTACTGTAAATGTTGTACCTTTTTCCACTTCCTTCTGCACGTCCCGAAGTTTGAGATCTTTGTATACTCTTACATCAAAGTCAAGATACTTTAATGTTGCGGCTAGATTTTCACAATCTACATTTGTTCCAGTTCTTGATTTCagttgcggaatgtcaaaatgTTCATGATTGAAAAGTAAGGCAAAACCACGTTTAGGATGATTCATATTATAGTCAGATGCATAACGATCAACTGGCATGCGTGCTTTGATTCGATTTCCATAGTGGTCGCTGTAAATAGCAAAAACATTGCATACTTATGAATGCATACTTATTTAATGTAATAGTAAACTACAGTAAAATAAATTGTTACAATATTCATAGCATTGTGTTATCAGACTTAAGGAATATGTTTTTATACTGGCAATGACCTCTAAAATATGTAGATGGGTCATGACTGTACCTGCCGAATTTTAATTGATATAGAATTTTTCAATTCCTTTTACACGATTTATTccgattttataaattttactccatttacaaaatcataattttatatAGGTACCTAGTCATAATAATATGATAGTCGTTTTGTCTTAGCAGAACAATTAGGTACTACatagaaataaaatgaaaaataaagagTATCATTTAATCGCCCATTCTTTGTTTGCAACTATTTTCcggtagaaaaaaaacttaCGGATATATGCATACAGGTAGCTAAATTGGGTTTCTTTTTCATTGCTTACAAAAACTGAGCAGGTAAAGCATATTCTAGGATACTCACAGTCCGTTTCCGTGACCCAAAGCATCTGCGACATCCGTAATAGCGTTGGTTTGATTGGATTCTTCCAAACACGatactttttcaatcaaatcTACCTCACTCATCTTTCGCGCTCTTTGTGCGTAATTTTTGGACTGAATATAAAATAACTTTAGTTAAACCTCTCCAAGCTTAACACAATGCACAAAAACAACAGTTTTCATTCAGTTATTTTGAGCTGTCCAGGCTTTTAttttattcgcgttgacgaacgtaagctgctgccacctccaaaagtttactataGGGGTGAAGTAGaatcaatgaggtttaaaaaggtgtggcagatgaagacatttgatggtattagtagcgaaaaatcagaaaacgacgtcaaactacaaaaacaaaccgcgtcggacaatggggtttgtttttggagttttacgtcacgcttcatcgtgattggtcgatttacgatttcacccacaccatgatgaaatttcttcattgcactaacaccacttaaccaactttgccacacctgtatatatcacattgaagTAGAATAGCATTttgttaaagagcgcaagagatcgaaacgttttggcagatttttcaagcagctggcaggcagccatcttttcgatgccaacatgttagcaTTAGAGTAAACGAGATATCAGATATCACGCTTCGATCTCCCTCTCATACATACCAAACTGTCAGGGCTATGGTGTGCttgtcaaactccatatatATTCGATGTAGAGTGactacagagtggcgacaatgtcaaaattggaatgataattatctgtcagtgtcattccaatcgagcagacaacctatccaacgatccaacgcgtatgcagaaagagaaagaaaaacctaggataaaccgcattgcatacatttgggatgacttggcgccactctgtatatagtcactctaattcgATGCGTTACTAACATGCACCAAAAATTTGGCTCTTagggttaccattttttccaaattagagtgaccaagaaatttttgcaatattttttaaattttttactttcaattaAGGTGTTTTTTTAATTGGTTAGAAATTTAaataacagcgaagaaaaaattTTACTTACATATAAAACTAAATGGATTGTGAAACTTTAAGCTCGTTTTAATtaattgtaacaaaaattcattacaattatcaatgaccttcaaacaaaacaagtttggtTAGCTTATTACGAATACCTAGACTGAATGCTTTTTACTATTGAGTATTTGTGTAtttatgaagaacgaacattgaaaGAACTgggattgttgtttttgaaatacTACTGCAAATACtaaatacagcctgaattcgttaattgggccacgactgcactccagctgattcgctaattgggccgactgacagttgttagaaaattctaaactcgaaaattccatacaattttgacattcaagttgtcacatagcccaattagcgaacgcccaattaacgaaccgcccaattaacgaaccaccaattaacgaaactttgctgtacgaggaattttttatggggatgaTGATTTCGATGCTAGGTACGAAATTTTCGCTTGACACCACCCCCCTGCAAACTGTTAATTTTGGTACCTGTCAAAAAATTTGCTAGAAATTCCCTTTTACCGCAAACCAACTGAAAGATGCTCTCTTTACTCccacatgagaaagagatagcatcaCACCATGTTCCTGGTGCTACCCGTATCTTAaagaacggtgtttgacagtcgacttaacgaagagCGCTATTTCAGAAAAAGCGCCCACCTGACAGCTAAATGTATAGTTATCAAGACCAAGGttaattaaaataggtgatccagttttcacagtttgtagagcgaagcgattggttagcaaccatcgacgttgtttatacacattcaacagtttcccctttgaaaattttccggTCCGAAAAAATTTCATTCGCTAGCGTTGAGATTACAAAGTTTTGTGCGGTTAAATGGCAGTAAAATGGATTCTCTGCAAAGAAGAACGTCAAGAAAATCGTAATCCCGCTATTAAAGTGAATGCGACAGTGAATGGTGAAAAAACGGAATATCTGcctataaggtaccccggggcaagtgggaatacggggtaagtggcaACGGaactcataactctcttcaacctcattttatccaaccgaaccttcctagaaatgaaagatacaactcaatcgcatgcattaaaattatagattatttataattggcattccaaacaccaaaattggactttaaatttgagcgttattttcaatttgcgttgtaagtttgacgcacctttctatagaAATGATATTTTGGTCACAGGCttttcgtaaaagtacatgtttttctggcaGTAGATAAATATAGTGagtgtacagtggacccccgttcgtttgaacgattcctcatgcaaactaacggggttactttttaatttaaacaactggtaacccgaaatatgctgaaacctgtgtgaactggccgccctgctctttgttattgttttggtggtttgttttagttggcagttgcaagtgcgaatattgcattttccgatcggatttctctcttaatcgttaggaaaacgaaatgtgaaaccgattaaacacgctaggtcagtacaaacgaatcgtgtttatgtgcattgtctgcataaacaaatgatgtcatgttgagaatgacatttgaaccatttttaatttgcacgtcgtgcaaaccaacggggttcaaattaaaaagtgttcagattaaaaatggtcaaacgaacgggggtccacggtattagaAAAATAAACccaaaaactagttgtttaatttgacaaacggcattaaaaaaatgggatGGAATAAGATCGGAACTTAAAAGCACCtgaggcaagtgggacctattaaaaacaaagtgtttcagcacaaaacttcctgtcttaatacattttttagatgtactaccgaacattttcagttcaattacataatatttatatcagtaaagctttaaaataaaaccgaaaaggactaaaccaagggcacccaaaaaagaaaatcattagcacagcttatgagggaacaaacagtttggtcacattttggttacacctaaacgatgttattGCAGGTTGCAGTGAAACGACTAAATGCACAGCAACTGCAAGGAAACAGCCAAAGATCTGCAATCAGTGTTGCGATCTAAATAGAGCCATTGCAGTGCTTCGtaattgagattgctgacagctaccgttcgcacactatgccgcgtatacgtacacgcaatttgttgctgctgctgttggtttttccatgacatttttcaaactgggggaaaacaaaccgccaacacaaccgcaaattagcaagctctatagagAATATTATCAGTCGGttttgttcttcaaacaatGTCAACCAAATTGTTTCCCTGCTAATTTCTATTTGCAgaatatttttaacaaaaattgtGTAATAGAATCTAAAAACATCACATGTTATGCTGCAAGCATGTTTGTTACAttacatttttttattccagtttTGCGAAACTTTAACATCATTGGATACGAGCGCAGCAGCTCTGACAGCTTTTGGTAAACAAACATAGTGGCACCGAATTTTCGTAACGTGAATTTTTCTGCTGTTAAATTTAGGTCACTTTGTGCTATATGTAGAATTATTTGCAGTTGTATGTTGcgaaataaccatcaaacgaTCCCAAAACGTATCTAttatctcacttttcttctgcaTCTACTGTTTAGTAATCACCAATTTGATGGCTCGCAAAAATTTGACATGAATCAATGACAGCTCGCTGCTgggattttacttgcattttgtCTGCAAGTACCttgtatttcgcgtttttgatgcaatctgCAATAATTGAATCTGGAAAGGGAAATTtgatataatcaagcaaatttgtaactggaattgaaacaataaagtgttgtggttataaTGGCGTacctatctcttatgagtagctctaccgaattgggcatggcagatcataatcgtattttcgaactATTAAgcaatggttaatcctaaattatgtctcgcaagaattggatacagcgACATATTTAACTACATCTCGTTACAATAATgcattacagcgtaattgctcacgatctgtgttttatataaattatgaagtcgcccgttgtgatctgatttggttacgctatttttggataaaccattcgtacaaatattgtctttgattgcttcttgcaatgctttagcATTGCTGTATATGaacttacacaattttctgttattttatgctcTTTAATCAAACttgaatacagtggacccccgttcgtttgaacgatttcttatgcaaactaacggggttagtttttaatttgaacaactggcaaccgtaaatatgctgaaacttgtataaaCTGACCGTCCTGCTGTTTGTtagtgttttggtggtttgatttagttcgcagttccaagcagcgaatatttcattctccgaccggatttctatcataatcgttgggaaaacggaatgtgaaacagattaaacacgcttggTCAGTAccaacaaatcgtgtttatgtgcattgttgcataagcaaatgatgccatattgagaatgacatttgaaccatttttacgTTTTAcattgcacgtcgtgcaaaccagcggggttcaaaatAGAAAGTGTTcggattaaaaacggtcaaacgaacgagggtccacggtataggtcccacttgccccggtaaatgggccaagtgggacctatcgccataattttgaaaattctcctccagattcatttcatgtaaattgataggcctttttcgttattaaaccttcgaagtgatactaCTGAaaagtttctgtgctgaaagaattttgaaataatcataggtatagataacaccaacccatcgacatctctataacgagctgcagtgaacgtcagcgacaggatgtcctgggctcaaaatttgacagcgggcccaaatcagactgctggcagttgagtgcaACGCactgctgacatgctatctcattttcgcacacacgagatgttggcagcgaaaacatggttgcctgccgatggggtggataACACAGTGTAATCAACactaactatgcattttttaggtcccacttgccccggggtaccttacttTGTTTGTTTGACGGTGATCATCAAgagtaaaggcccagacacaatgcataaggattttactacgttgcggcaatttgacagattTTCCATGGGtgttctgtcaaatatccgcaacgtagtcaAATCCTAGGtcaaatccgtatgcattgtgtttgggccttaacaCCCAGCAGGCACAGCAGGGGTATAATACACAAATTGGagcatcagaaaacctctcttgactacagacggtagataatctacagacgcgcaaagagaaaaattaccaattcggcaacactttttttggttta contains these protein-coding regions:
- the LOC128734152 gene encoding caspase-like — protein: MSEVDLIEKVSCLEESNQTNAITDVADALGHGNGLDHYGNRIKARMPVDRYASDYNMNHPKRGFALLFNHEHFDIPQLKSRTGTNVDCENLAATLKYLDFDVRVYKDLKLRDVQKEVEKVALMDHSDHDCICVTILSHGELGYLYAKDCQYKLDIVWSYFTANRCPTLAGKPKIFFIQACQGDQLDAGVSLAERTETDSSGSMSYKIPAHADFLIAYSTIPGFYSWRNTQKGSWFMQSLCQELNQHGKKYDILTLLTFVAQRVAYDFESNTPDIPMMHQQKQIPCITTMLTRLLRFTDK